The sequence below is a genomic window from Macrotis lagotis isolate mMagLag1 chromosome 7, bilby.v1.9.chrom.fasta, whole genome shotgun sequence.
ACTCGGTTGATTTTTTTCAACCAAAAATTCTGGGTAGCATACCTTCAATTTTTCACATGTCTTTTCAGTAAAAGTATATGTTCCCCAAAAGGTCATATGATTACATTTGTGTTTCCTATTACTGcttttagggtctttttttttttttgttaggcaagtagatgtttttaattttttgttgattGGTTTATTAACTAGTTGAACTAGATTCATTTCTTTTAAGTCAAAGGAAATTAATAGAcctttgaagaattttttctaGGAGCCAGACAAAAATCTTATTTCAAGTCAGATTCCTGTAACCTAGAAACCTAACCTAATTAACCTAATGATTTGGCATCACAACCTTTTTATTGTAAATGTAGAAAACAACTTTCTGATTTTGTCATGTCTTAAGAACAACTCATTAGGTAGTAGGtggatgggggaaaggaaggagaaaccttcatattaatttatctattaaaTCCTTAGGAGAAAGCTCTCCTGTTTGTCAAGATACACTGGGGCTTAATATTGAGGCTTCTTCTgcaaaggaagaggagaaattgCTTGACAGTGTCTTACCAAGAAGCGTATCTGTTCGGTGCAGCAGCGTACAGAAAAGGCACACTAATATATGTCACCTTGAAACCTTAGATCATTTAGAAATTGGCAATTTAACAGAAGAATTTTGCAAACTGGACAACCTTGAATTTGAGAAAAACCTAATAAACAATCTTGTCACTAAAAATCTAAACCAAAATATCTGTCAGAATCAAATTAATTTATCCCCAGCATTAATAGAGCCAGAAACACTAACTGAAACAGAATGTGTGGTGGTGAAACCTAAAGAGAAACAGAccgaaatgaaaaataaatattcacaaagaggaaaaagagaacagaaaggaaaatccAGTGGGACCAGTAAATCTAAGTGTGCATCAAAGGGTACGAAAAGCAGGAGTGGAGGTAATAAAACTCTTTCCAAGGAAAAATTAGATGAGTCTGATGACTTCAACGATGCCTACAATTTTAATTGTGAAGAACGTGTTCATATCACTCCTTTCCGGTCAAGGAAggtgaatgatgatgatgagtgtGAACAAGAAGAGATCGGCATTCAATCTGAGTTGAACAGCTCTGGATCAAGTATTTCCGAACAGGATTCTGGTGAACTCTATGTACCTTTTAAACAAAAatccaaatacatgcaaaatcTGGACTCTCTTCTAAGCCCAGTCCAAATGAGACCTCGATCCAAAAGGGTGCTCTTAGAAGAGAAGACATTTGTGCCTGAAGGCTCCCAGGAGAGCTCTGTGAGAACAGACACCAGCCGCTGCCTCAGTAAGTGAGCCTTTGTTTGTCTGGGGTTTGGATGTTGATGGTAAATGAGAGTTGGGTGCTGAGATACTCCCCATATGTCTCTCTGGGAAAAGTAGAATCGCCATCTGTCGGGGGGGGGCGGGGTTGGTTCAGACTGATAACCTTGTAGGCAAGCTCTACCTGCCTGGCTTTGGCGCATTTTGGACTAGTCTTTAAACATGATCCCAGGCGTATTGCAGATGCCCTCTTAGTGAAAgccacagaagaaaaaaaaaattaagaaccaaTTAGTTGGGCCAAAATCAAAGGACTTGCATTTATTGTACAAAGTTTATAAATAATGGATTACAAACATAATTCAGCCTATCAAATTGATACAGGTAAATATTTATACTTCACATCAAGTGACTTGATAATCAGTTCCTTTGTAAAGATGAAAGTCATCTCCTAGGATACCTTTCAGTTTTATTTGTTCCTGGGTTCTGGAGATAGAAGAGAGCTCAGTAGAGCCTCTGCCCAAACTATGTCCACCCCTCTGCAATGCAGTGCCCCTTGGCAGACAGGCAGTCCAGCCTTTCCTCCAGGAGACTGGTGCCTGCAGGCGTGGAACAAAGCCCTTGGCAGCCCATCTGAGCCAGAGAACACACTATTCTGATGTCTTCTTTCTAATGCTTACCCTTTAGTCCTAGGTCTAATCCCTGGAAGAACCTGGGAGTGCCCATGACCTCTCCATCTCCCGCTCCCAAGCTCAGCCAGCTTCTATTTGCTTGAGCAGGTAACACAACCTGTTCATTCCCATCTTCTCCACAGCTCTTCTTTTCAGAATGAAGTAGGCCCTCAGTAAAAGTctcttaagcacctactgtggCCCAACGTCCTCAGAATTGGGAACATGAAGAAAGGCACAATATCCATGTTTAACTTATGGAGGAGAGAGAGTCTGTCAGAAGGGCAGCCATCTGCCAACACATTTGACTTGTGTGATTGTAGCAGTATTGACGGCTTTGGAGCTTTCAAGTCTCCAGAAGCTTTTATAAACTTAATCTGACCCCTCCAGATGGACCCTGGACATATGACCAGCTGTCTAACCATTTCTCCAGTCCTGTGCTTGGGGATTTGGGtggggtcttttttttattatataactgTCATTTATTCCTCTTGTATTTCATTTTACCACTTCCAGTATGTCAAAATCTCTTCTGAATATTAACTCTGAATTAGTTGTCCCTGCTGGAATTGGTTCATCTGCATGTATGATAAGGATGCCATCTCTACCTAGATCCAGGTCATCAAATAGAACAAGGCCAAGAATACTAAGACCTCAAGGCATTCCCTTTCTACTTGTCTGTGCTCTCAATCCAATTATGGATTGTATTATATGGATCCATATGTCTGGCCTCTGCTCTCCCTGATTAGATTATAACTAATCCATCTCTGCATATGTTGCCTACAAGCATTGACTGTCCTGGGGTGATGAGCTTCCTGCACCAGACTCCTCATACACTCATTCATAGGATCAGCCTGACATGACCTGAGCTTGATGGTCTTCCTTACCAGTAATAACTGTgtccttttctcagttttcacaAGTCATCCCTTTCATGATACATTCTAGAATTGGGCCAAAAGTAAAGGCACACTTGCCAGTCTGTAGTGGTGGAGATAGGGCCCATCCCAAAGCCTGGG
It includes:
- the SGO1 gene encoding shugoshin 1 isoform X3, with the translated sequence MAKEKCLKKSFQDSLEDIKERMKEKRNKRLAQIGKPKPILATKCQYILANPSTQLKSYQENNKALALALENERSRVRDAQDTILHLKKECQYLNFQLFIVRRKLASQQTEDSTQQAKLATLRGIICKVTQKLLETADLLSPAQALCSTNWKTCTSEMEECYNEDLNSDSEVNDLLHLPRCESVLDADLPGKAELLRIEGESSPVCQDTLGLNIEASSAKEEEKLLDSVLPRSVSVRCSSVQKRHTNICHLETLDHLEIGNLTEEFCKLDNLEFEKNLINNLVTKNLNQNICQNQINLSPALIEPETLTETECVVVKPKEKQTEMKNKYSQRGKREQKGKSSGTSKSKCASKGTKSRSGGNKTLSKEKLDESDDFNDAYNFNCEERVHITPFRSRKVNDDDECEQEEIGIQSELNSSGSSISEQDSGELYVPFKQKSKYMQNLDSLLSPVQMRPRSKRVLLEEKTFVPEGSQESSVRTDTSRCLTLLFRMK